The Nostoc sp. 'Lobaria pulmonaria (5183) cyanobiont' genome window below encodes:
- a CDS encoding spore photoproduct lyase family protein: MPERVLFTPAALDEVWGQQIFARVQSLNLPIEELSQNRLKGLRGESERDTYNIAKRTLAVVTAPPSSFKLSPIPPSADWQFHLAEGCPAHCQYCYLAGSLSGPPVIRVFANLPQILENLANYEQQGKNTSFEVSCYTDALGIEHLTGSLAECIRYFGTRTNAHLRWVSKFDAVDGLLDLPHKGHTRCRMSVNAAPISGKFEGGTASVASRLNALRRLALPQERGGGGYPVGLVIAPIMPIDDWQMHYSSLFDQINEALDFDCNVTFELISHRFTPGSKEVLQTWYPQSKLEMDEAKRSVKRNKFGGTKYVYEKDTMKALRCFFESEISRRFPNVEILYWT, translated from the coding sequence ATACCTGAACGGGTACTGTTTACACCTGCTGCCCTAGATGAGGTTTGGGGGCAGCAGATTTTTGCACGTGTGCAGTCACTCAACTTACCAATAGAAGAATTATCACAAAACCGCCTGAAGGGACTGCGCGGTGAGTCTGAGCGGGATACTTACAACATCGCCAAACGTACCTTAGCAGTAGTTACTGCACCACCCAGTTCTTTTAAACTGAGTCCCATTCCACCTTCTGCGGATTGGCAGTTTCACCTTGCTGAGGGTTGTCCGGCTCATTGTCAATACTGCTACTTAGCTGGTAGCTTGTCGGGGCCACCTGTCATCCGCGTTTTTGCTAACTTACCGCAGATATTAGAGAACTTAGCTAACTACGAGCAACAGGGGAAAAACACAAGTTTTGAAGTTAGCTGTTATACTGACGCATTAGGTATTGAGCATTTAACTGGAAGTCTGGCTGAATGTATCCGTTACTTTGGCACTCGTACCAATGCACATCTACGTTGGGTATCGAAGTTTGATGCTGTGGATGGATTACTCGACTTACCACATAAAGGGCATACTCGCTGTCGGATGAGTGTTAATGCAGCACCGATTTCTGGTAAGTTTGAAGGTGGCACAGCCTCCGTAGCATCCAGACTTAATGCGTTGCGACGGTTGGCGCTACCACAAGAGCGTGGCGGTGGCGGTTATCCAGTCGGTTTGGTGATCGCGCCAATTATGCCGATAGACGATTGGCAGATGCACTATAGTTCTTTGTTTGACCAGATAAACGAGGCACTGGATTTTGACTGTAACGTGACCTTTGAACTCATCTCGCATCGCTTCACGCCTGGGTCAAAAGAAGTGTTACAAACTTGGTATCCGCAATCAAAATTAGAGATGGATGAGGCAAAACGCAGTGTCAAGCGTAATAAGTTTGGTGGGACAAAGTATGTTTACGAGAAAGACACAATGAAGGCGTTGCGTTGCTTTTTTGAGAGTGAGATTAGTAGGCGCTTTCCAAATGTTGAAATTCTTTATTGGACTTAG